The Streptomyces tendae genome has a window encoding:
- a CDS encoding alpha/beta fold hydrolase, whose protein sequence is MDGLTQRYHVHGSGPVCLAVPGGPGVDWASLRTPELEEFLTMVYVEPLGTGDSQRLASHPHGYTRERYTRSLTGLLDRLALPRVFLLGHSHGGFVAQHFALHHPDRLHGLVLYESAPVTGPEHMAEAAARVDAFVRRNQGRPELPSALAALQAVGSSTDDASVTAALRGLLPVYFARYWDREDEFRAFRSTVTCTYVSTQHETGEPDVIDDRDALPNLTVPTLVLVGRHDVICGPRWAEELHTLIPGSRLAVLEDSGHLGHVEEPEAFARAVRGFVESTRTDAEPRTGDAVPEELRGLSGPVLMPGTDEYAAECATFNLNLSFRPALVVGAACEDDVRAAVRFAAGRGMPIAVKSSGHQFVSPAEDAVLITTERMKRLTVNGDRRTVSAEAGLRWSEVLPRTADAGLTPVAGSAPEVGVVGYTLGGGQSPLLGRTHGYAADHVRRMNVVTADGELRTVAPDNEPDLFWALLGGKGNFGVVTEIEFDVFPVTRFYGGGIYFAGEDLAAVLEAWRSWLPTVPEEMTTSLGVQRLPDLPALPPPLRGAFVVHVRIGYLGSAADGERLVAPLRAAAPVLLDAVGEKPVTAVGEIHMDPVEPMPYYDRSLALREFPEKAAQALVELVGPGSGCRLANFEIRALGGALDREPRIANAVSMRGIPFVVFGFAVGGDDRADDLRRDLAKVVDGLAPWAADRGMVNFLSPDEAADTDGVRAVYGPERYDRLAEVKRRHDPANLFRHNHNVRPA, encoded by the coding sequence GTGGACGGCCTCACCCAGCGCTACCACGTCCACGGATCGGGCCCGGTCTGCCTGGCCGTGCCCGGTGGCCCGGGTGTCGACTGGGCATCCCTGCGGACACCGGAACTCGAGGAGTTCCTGACCATGGTCTACGTGGAACCGCTGGGCACCGGCGACTCGCAGCGCCTCGCCTCGCACCCGCACGGCTACACCCGCGAGCGCTACACCCGCAGCCTGACCGGGCTGCTCGACCGGCTGGCACTCCCCCGCGTCTTCCTGCTCGGCCACTCCCACGGCGGTTTCGTCGCGCAGCACTTCGCGCTGCACCACCCCGACCGGCTGCACGGCCTGGTGCTGTACGAAAGCGCTCCCGTGACGGGTCCCGAGCACATGGCGGAGGCCGCCGCCAGAGTGGACGCGTTCGTCCGGCGGAACCAAGGCCGACCGGAGCTTCCCTCGGCGCTCGCCGCCCTGCAGGCCGTCGGATCCAGCACCGACGACGCCTCCGTCACCGCGGCCCTGCGCGGTCTGCTGCCGGTCTACTTCGCTCGGTACTGGGACCGCGAGGACGAGTTCCGCGCGTTCCGCTCCACGGTCACCTGCACCTACGTCTCGACGCAGCACGAGACGGGAGAACCCGACGTCATCGACGACAGGGACGCCCTGCCCAACCTCACCGTTCCCACGCTGGTCCTGGTCGGCCGCCACGACGTGATCTGCGGGCCGCGATGGGCCGAGGAACTCCACACGCTGATACCCGGGTCCCGGCTGGCCGTGCTGGAGGACAGCGGGCACCTCGGCCACGTCGAGGAACCCGAGGCGTTCGCGCGGGCCGTGCGCGGCTTCGTTGAGTCCACGCGGACGGATGCGGAGCCCCGTACCGGGGACGCCGTACCTGAGGAACTGCGGGGACTCTCCGGCCCGGTGCTCATGCCCGGCACGGACGAGTACGCCGCCGAGTGCGCCACGTTCAACCTCAACCTCTCCTTCCGGCCGGCCCTCGTCGTGGGGGCCGCCTGTGAGGACGACGTCCGGGCGGCGGTGCGGTTCGCCGCCGGCCGGGGCATGCCGATCGCGGTGAAGTCCTCGGGGCACCAGTTCGTGTCGCCGGCGGAGGACGCGGTGCTCATCACGACGGAACGGATGAAGCGTCTGACGGTCAACGGGGACCGGCGCACCGTCAGTGCCGAGGCCGGTCTGCGCTGGAGCGAGGTACTGCCGCGCACGGCGGACGCCGGCCTCACTCCCGTCGCGGGTTCCGCCCCCGAGGTCGGGGTGGTGGGGTACACCCTCGGAGGAGGCCAGAGTCCGCTGCTCGGCCGGACCCACGGATACGCGGCCGACCATGTGCGCCGCATGAACGTGGTGACGGCGGACGGCGAACTGCGCACGGTGGCACCGGACAACGAGCCGGACCTGTTCTGGGCGCTGCTCGGAGGGAAGGGCAACTTCGGTGTCGTGACCGAGATCGAGTTCGACGTCTTCCCCGTGACCCGCTTCTACGGCGGCGGCATCTACTTCGCCGGCGAGGACCTGGCCGCGGTGCTGGAGGCCTGGCGGTCGTGGCTGCCGACCGTGCCGGAGGAGATGACGACGTCCCTCGGTGTCCAGCGGCTTCCCGACCTGCCGGCGCTGCCCCCGCCCCTGCGAGGCGCGTTCGTCGTGCACGTGCGGATCGGCTACCTGGGGTCCGCCGCCGACGGCGAGAGGCTCGTGGCCCCGCTCCGCGCGGCGGCGCCGGTCCTCCTCGACGCGGTCGGAGAGAAGCCCGTCACCGCCGTCGGGGAGATCCACATGGACCCGGTGGAGCCGATGCCGTACTACGACCGGAGCCTGGCCCTGCGGGAGTTCCCCGAGAAGGCGGCGCAGGCCCTGGTGGAGCTCGTCGGGCCCGGCTCCGGCTGCCGGTTGGCGAACTTCGAGATCCGGGCGCTCGGTGGTGCGCTGGACCGGGAGCCGCGGATCGCCAACGCGGTGTCGATGCGGGGCATTCCGTTCGTCGTCTTCGGCTTCGCGGTCGGCGGTGACGACCGGGCGGACGACCTGAGGAGGGATCTGGCGAAGGTCGTGGACGGGCTGGCGCCGTGGGCGGCGGACCGGGGCATGGTGAACTTCCTCTCGCCGGACGAGGCCGCGGACACCGACGGCGTACGGGCCGTGTACGGGCCGGAGCGGTACGACAGGCTCGCCGAGGTGAAGCGGCGCCACGACCCCGCCAACCTGTTCCGCCACAACCACAACGTCCGACCTGCCTGA